Proteins encoded in a region of the Halorussus sp. MSC15.2 genome:
- a CDS encoding succinylglutamate desuccinylase/aspartoacylase family protein, translated as MSENERPEPFTYDGEVPPGETRHVRYEVGETYLGDPVEVPITIINGTEAGPNVFLTAAIHGDELNGVKVVQEVADRYDPDDLHGTLVCLHVVNVPGYLAQQRDIPIYDQDINRSFPGKERSNTAERMANKIYRRFVSQCDLGIDFHTSTRNRTTMYHIRADVSNPAVDRLAHAFNANVILDGEGEETSLRSVATGDGIPTITVEMGKAHRFQRPLIDKAVEGVNNVLAEYDVLPDEPVTSAKWHKVLGGEQEKRWLRAETGGLVEMEWGPYPLVHEGDTICTITDHFKREEHPITAPFTGIIVGVLENPVALPGHPLCHLARIDRETHAEIETEIERGEFDGYRTLGLREMADREQTE; from the coding sequence ATGTCCGAGAACGAGCGACCCGAACCGTTCACGTACGACGGGGAGGTCCCGCCCGGCGAGACGCGCCACGTTCGATACGAGGTCGGAGAGACCTACCTCGGCGACCCCGTCGAGGTCCCGATAACGATAATCAACGGGACAGAGGCGGGACCGAACGTGTTTCTCACGGCCGCGATTCACGGCGACGAACTCAACGGCGTGAAGGTGGTGCAGGAGGTCGCGGACCGCTACGACCCCGACGACCTCCACGGCACGCTGGTCTGTCTCCACGTCGTGAACGTTCCCGGCTACCTCGCCCAACAGCGCGACATCCCCATCTACGACCAAGACATCAACCGCTCGTTCCCCGGCAAAGAGCGGAGCAACACGGCCGAGCGCATGGCGAACAAAATCTATCGCCGGTTCGTCAGTCAGTGCGATTTGGGCATCGACTTCCACACCTCGACGCGCAACCGGACGACGATGTACCACATCCGCGCGGACGTCTCGAACCCGGCGGTGGACCGACTGGCCCACGCCTTCAACGCCAACGTCATCCTCGACGGGGAAGGCGAGGAGACGTCGCTCCGGTCGGTCGCCACCGGCGACGGTATCCCGACCATCACGGTGGAGATGGGCAAGGCCCACCGCTTTCAGCGACCCCTCATCGACAAGGCGGTCGAAGGAGTGAACAACGTCCTCGCCGAGTACGACGTCCTCCCGGACGAACCCGTAACCTCGGCGAAGTGGCACAAAGTGCTGGGCGGCGAGCAGGAGAAACGCTGGTTGCGCGCCGAGACCGGCGGACTCGTAGAGATGGAGTGGGGACCGTATCCGCTCGTCCACGAGGGCGACACCATCTGTACGATTACCGACCACTTCAAGCGGGAGGAACACCCGATAACGGCCCCGTTCACCGGCATCATCGTCGGCGTACTGGAGAACCCGGTGGCGTTACCCGGCCACCCGCTCTGTCACCTCGCGCGAATCGACCGCGAGACCCACGCCGAGATAGAGACCGAAATCGAACGCGGCGAGTTCGACGGCTACCGAACGCTCGGTCTCCGCGAGATGGCCGACCGCGAGCAGACGGAGTGA
- a CDS encoding DUF192 domain-containing protein translates to MRLVHESDSRSETLATEVETADSFLSKARGLMFRRSVPDDYALVFRFDDVASRDVHMVFVPFPLDVLWLQNGEVTRTERLSPWTGLAEAEADQLVELPAGSADDVAVGDEVRVVRG, encoded by the coding sequence GTGCGATTAGTACACGAGTCTGACAGTCGGAGCGAGACCCTCGCCACCGAGGTCGAGACCGCCGACTCGTTCCTCTCGAAGGCGAGGGGGCTGATGTTCCGGCGGTCGGTTCCCGACGACTACGCGCTGGTCTTCCGGTTCGACGACGTGGCGAGTCGAGACGTTCACATGGTGTTCGTCCCCTTCCCGCTGGACGTGCTGTGGCTTCAGAACGGCGAGGTGACGCGGACGGAGCGCCTCTCGCCGTGGACCGGACTAGCGGAGGCCGAGGCAGACCAGTTGGTCGAACTTCCCGCAGGGAGCGCAGACGACGTAGCGGTCGGCGACGAAGTCCGCGTCGTCCGGGGGTAA
- a CDS encoding TspO/MBR family protein — protein MTLTETPKRGDSGGNTHWAALVASVLACELAGIVPSILTADEVATWYPTLVKPAFTPPSWVFGPVWTALYLLMGVALYLVWRSDRGRARRTALALFGVQLGLNAAWTLVFFGSQAIVGGLVVIVALLVLVAATVAAFARIDRRAAALLVPYLLWVGFATALNYELWRLN, from the coding sequence ATGACCCTCACCGAGACCCCGAAGCGAGGAGACTCCGGCGGGAACACCCACTGGGCCGCGCTCGTTGCCAGCGTCCTCGCCTGCGAACTCGCGGGCATCGTCCCGTCGATTCTGACTGCCGACGAGGTAGCGACGTGGTATCCTACGCTGGTCAAACCCGCGTTCACGCCGCCGAGTTGGGTGTTCGGCCCGGTCTGGACCGCGCTCTACCTCCTGATGGGGGTGGCGCTGTACCTCGTCTGGCGGAGCGACCGGGGTCGAGCGCGACGGACGGCGCTCGCCCTGTTCGGCGTCCAACTGGGTCTCAACGCGGCGTGGACGCTGGTGTTCTTCGGGTCGCAGGCCATCGTCGGCGGTCTCGTCGTCATCGTCGCGCTCCTCGTACTCGTCGCCGCCACCGTCGCCGCGTTCGCCCGCATCGACCGCCGGGCCGCCGCCTTGCTGGTCCCGTATCTGCTCTGGGTCGGGTTCGCCACCGCGCTCAACTACGAACTCTGGCGTCTGAACTGA